The nucleotide sequence GGAAGTGCTCGAGGCGCAAGAAGCTTCCGCCCTCGCGGCGCGCCGTCTCGCGAAAGCCGACGCCCTCGCCGCTCGGCACACGCTCCCCGGCGATCAGCAAGTTCGTCGCGGGGAAGTCCACCGCGCGACCGTTGCGACTCAACCTGGCCTTGCCTTCGAATCGGTTCTTCACGATCCAAGGATTGCGAACGGGCACGCAAGCCAAGACCCGCAGCCCCAATCCTTCGAAGCAACGCTGAAACTCCGCTGCGGTCATGAAGGTGTATTCCTCCAAGACCTCCGTATCCCAGTCCGCGCGATAGTCTTTGCGCAGCAAGAACTCCGCCGCCAAGGTGTGGCTCACGTCGAAGGAGTGAAAGCCGTCGGTGGTAGCGCCCAAGTCGGTGAACGCGAATCCGGGCTGCTCCGATAGCTTGCGAAACTCCTTGGCGAAGCGACGGAACAGCGCCGCGGTGGAGCACCGCGTCGGGTCCTCGGAGTCGTCGCCGTCCGTCGCCGGCAATTCCAAGCGCACCTGGCCGGGGCCCGGATCGACGAAATCTCGCACGACCAAGACACCGTAGGAACGCAGCTGACCCGCTTGCACGGCCAGGGCCCGCGCCGCTGCGTCCCGATCGTAGCCATTGAAGGAGGTCACATGATGCAACACGGACGAGTCGAGCAGGCCGTCCATGCTCGAAGGCTCGAACACTCGCGCGGCCACGTCGCCGGCGACGAAGCTCAGATTGGGCAGGCGGTAGCGCTCGGATGCGAGCGAAACCATTTCCGGGTTCACGTCGACGCCCACTACGTCGAGGCCAGGATAGAGCTGTGCAAATGCGTGGCTTCCGCTGCCCGAGCCCATGCCCAGATCGGCGATCTTCCCGACGCACAGAAAGTGCGCCGCGGTCAGTGCCACCTTCTGGCGCATCGAAGCGTCCATGCCCGCCAGGTAGCGCTCATAAGCGCCGCGATCGCCTCGGTGCTGCACGCTGTAGTCCCCGGGCATGCGGACCCGCAGCGTATCGAAGGGGCTAGCGCTGCGCAAGCGGCCGTCACGCTTCGGTTGGCGTGAGCAGTCGTTCCAAGACCTTGCGCAAGTCCCCGACGTCCACCGGCTTCGTGATGATCGGCGCCTTGCAGCTGCGCGCGAACGCTGCCACCTCGGGCGTGAAGGCGCCGCCGGTGATGAACACGACGCGATCGGCGAGGCCCGGGCGACAGCTGGACAGCTGCTGATAGAACTCGTTGCCGTTCATCTCGGGCATCATCAAGTCGCAGATCACGACGTCGACGTTCGCAGTGCCGCGCAGTCGCTCGAGCGCTTCCCGGGGGTTGTTGATGGCGACGACACGGTTGCCGCGCAGCAGCCGATTCAGGGAACGCAGCACGAAGATGTCGTCGTCCACGCACAGAATGTCCAGCCCTCGCGGGGTGGTGTTTCGCAGAGCGGCCCCTGCCACGCCGGGATCGAGCGGCGCGGGCGCTCGTCCCTGGTGGGCTGGTAGCTCGACTCGAACCATCGTCCCGATCCCTGGCTCCGACTCCACCGTGATGGTCCCGCCCACAGACGTGACGATTCCGTGGCTGATGGCCAGCCCGAGGCCTGTCCCGATGCCCACGGGCTTGGTGGTGAAGAACGGGTCGAAGGCGCGACGCAGCACGGCACTGTCCATGCCGCGGCCAGTATCCTCGACCTCCAGGAACGCCTTGTCGCGCGCGTGTCGACCGCAGCGCACGGTGATGCGTTGCTCCCCGGAAGCATCGATATCGATCGCGTGCGCAGCGTTGACCAGCAAGTTGACGACCACTTGAGTCATCTGCGCTTCGTCGGCCCACACGATGGGCGTATCCGGCGACACTTCGCGGATGAAGCGTGCGCGGTGACGAATCTCCGTGGCGCACAAGCGATGCGCCGCTCCGATGACGCGCGGTAGCTCGACCAGCTCCATGCGCCCGTCGGCGGATCGGGCGAAGGACTTCAGTCCTTGGATGATGCGACGAATGCGCCGCGTGCCGTCACGAACGTCGTGAAGCATTTCGACCAACTCACGCGAGCGGGCCGAGGGGCTGGCGCCGGCTATCGCTTCCAGCTCTTCCAGTAGAAGGTCGACATTCGTGATGATGTAGGAGAGCGGGTTGTTGATCTCGTGAGCAATGCCGGCTGCCAGGGTGCCGATGGTCGCGATCTTCTCGGCGTGCTGCAGGCGCGCCAGGAGTTGCTCTCGTTGGGTCACGTCCAGGATGACGCCAAAGGTCCGCCAACTCTGTGGAGCCGCGACGGAACCGGTTCGCACGCGGATCTCGACGGTCTTGTTGCGCAGGCGCCCGACGCCCCTCAACCGTCGCGTGGTCACTCCGTCCCCGCCACTGTCCTCCTCCAAGCTGGCCACGGCGGCTTCGAAGCCTTGTCCCAGTGCGTCGTCGAGCCCGGCGCGGCCATTGCTGAGCACCCTGTGCTCCAGGTCCAGGATCTTCACGGCCTCCGCCGAAAAGACGATCCGGCCGTCCCCCGTCTCGTGCCAATGGCCGACCTCCGCGACGGACGACGCTAGCTCTAGAAGCTTCGTTGCTTCGTCGTGCGGAATAGGCCCCGGCATCCCGAGGCCAGGATACCATCGTGTCGTCAGCTACCCGAAGAACGTCGCTCGCGCCGCCAGGCCTCGGGGGTCACCCCCGTGGCGGCTCGAAACGCAGCTACGAAGCTGGACGCCGTCGCAAATCCCAGGCGCACCGCGATTTCCCCCATGCTGAGCGTGCTCGTCGTCAAGAGATGCTCGGCGCGGGCCACGCGAAATCGACGAAGTTCCGAGTGATAGCTGGTGTTGTGCTCGGACAGGCGGCGCTGCAGGGTGCGGGGGGACAGGTTGAGCGTTCGCGCCAGCTCCGCGACGTTGGGGATGGTCGGAGCCGCCTCCAACGCGCTGCGAAGTTGCAGCAGCAGGGGTGGTGCCCCGGCAATCTGCTCACGCAGTTCGCCCAGCTCCGCCCCGAGCTCGTCGCCACGAGCGGCGTCCAAGTACGCCAGTGCGTCCTTCAGCTCGTGAAATACCTGGAACTCGTAGTGAGGTGCCATCAGGTGATAGAGCCCGACGATGGCAGCGCCGAAGGCTCCCGGGCGGCAGAGCACTGCCTGGCGCTTGACGATCGGACCGAAGGCATCTCGCCGCGACACCATGTAGTCGTGGATGATCTCGAAGCCGACCGCGTCTACGCGCGCCAAGTCGCGGATGTCTACCAATGATACGTGCTGTTCGACCGGCGGATGCAGCGTGACCTCGAAGGTCCGCACCATCATGCGAGCGTCTTCGGGGCCAGGCGATCCCCACGCGATGATGCCGTTCGCATCGGCACCCAATTGCCAAAAGCAAAAGCACTCGCCGAGGCAGTACCGGTTCAGCGGCGAGCGCTCGAAGTGCAGACAATTTGTCGCGGGGCGCAACCGCATAGACGGTATGCGCGAATACATCATGACCTCGGCGTGACCGCCAGTTGCCCAATACGTCGACAAATCAAACTGGCGCGTTTTGGATACCAGTTGGCGCGCTTGCGGAAGTTTTTGCATTCGTTGCTGCAGAAGGCACGGCCTCGGTGTTCGTCCTACGCCTACAGCTGTCGCCGCCGCACTACGCGCGCGTGACGGCGTGCTCGCGCGAGTAGCGAGTTGGGTTGGGGTCTAGGGCGGTGCGTCCCCTTCAGACTAATCCCCCGCTGTTGCGCGTGATGCCAGGTAGTCAGCCCTGACGACTTCGGATCGCGTCGGGCCTACAGTTCTTGCCCGGCTTTCGGTCCGTCCGCCCAGGTGTTGTTGGACCACACGTTGCCGAGCTTTCCCCACTCCGGCGTTGCAGTCACTGGACCGTAGAAGCCAGCGGTCGGATAGGTGCCGTTGGTAGTGAAACGATTGCCCGTGACCACCATGTTCTGCACGGAGTCCGCCGGTTTGCCCGAGTTCATGCCGGCGTAGAGCGAGTAGCCGCCGCCGCCCAAGAGATTGTCACGCACCTGATAGCCGCCTGGCGCCGTGCCTTTGAAGTCCGCAAAGTCTTGAAAAAAGCTCACCGCATCCGTCTGCGTGATGCTGTGGCCAGCCGAGTCCGTCGCTTGCAGCACGATGTGATTGCGCAAGATCTCGATGCCCTGGATGCCGCCGTTGGTCGTGAAGCCGTTCAAGTGCAGGCTGGGTTCGTACAGCAACATGTCCTCGACCCAGTTCTCGATCACGTGGCCGTTCTCGGCGTTGATCTGAATGCCCGTTGCAGCACTGGAAATGAAGTTGCGGTACAAATAGGTACCGGCCTGGCTGCCTTCGTCGATGTTGTGAATCGGCACCAGGCTGCCTTCGCTGGGCCCGGGGGAGCCGAGCTCGCAATACAAAAGCCACACCGGTGCGTTGGCTTGCTCACGCACGTAGATGGTGGGAATGACGGTCTCGGCGACGCGCATGCGGCAACCGCGAAACACGATGCCCTTGAAGGCGGTGCCAGATCCTTCGTTGCCATAGATCTGAAATGCGTTCTTGACGTTGCAGTCCTCCACCAGCCACACGCCTTCGGGGATGGTGAAGCCGTCGATCGTCTCGCCCCCCGCGGCGATGGTGCGCGTCACCCATGACGGCTCGTCGGTGTAGACGCTGCCTGGGCTGATGTCGGTTTTCCCGGTCATGCCGATGGCGCCGGGCCCCACGTCGGCCTTCGTCAGATCGGCACCGTGCTGAATCGATCCCGTGCCGCCAGTGCCCGCCGCACCGCTGCCGCCGCTTCCGCCGCTCCCAGCTGACGCGCCGCCGCTGCCCGCCGCGCCGCCGCTGCTCGTCGCGCCCGTACCGGCGTTTCCGCCGCTGCTCGCGCCCCCCGCTCCCCCGCTAGCGGACGAGTCGTCGTCACCGCCGCAACCCACCACGCCGAGCGCCAACCCAAGCGCCAGCACTCCCACACCACGCGCGCCCATGCCCTCAGTCTACGCGATCGCGAAGCAGACGTCAGCGCGCCGACCGCAGCACCACACGGCGCTCGGGACTGGTACTCTGGGGCCGTGTGGGTCAGCCGCGTGGAATGCCCCTTCGGTCGTCGCGGGCGACTCACGGTGACGCTCGCGGTAGGTCGGAGCGCCACCGCTGCATTGATCGACCGCGAGGGATTGGTCTTTGCGTCCCGCTACGCGCCATCTTTGGTTCGACGCAGCGACCGGGCCTTCTTCTATCTACTGTTGCGTGGACGGTTGACCGTCCAGGGACAGCGCCATGACGCGCCCGTCGCCCTGTGGTACCGCGAGTCCGATGCGGAGGGGCGGCTCGATTGGGCGAACGCCGGCGAGCCGCTGCGGGCCGTGGAGCTACGATTCCCCCTACGCTGCGCACGGACGCCTCTGGGACAGATCTGGACCCCGACGCCCGACGTGCTTGCGAAAGCAGAGGCAGCGCTCAGCGATCCAGAACGGGTCGAAGACCTCGTCGCGGCGTTGGTTCGGGCCGAGCTCGTGCGTCCCTCGACAGCTGCAGCGGTCGAGGCCCGCTATGAGCGCTTCTGGCGTGCCGTGCGACCCCTGGCCGCGCGCGTGGATCTGTTGGGCTCCCTCGATCAAGTTGCCGAGCTCGCCGGGCGCAGCACGCGTTCCGTGGCCCGAGATCTCGCTGCGTTCACCGCGGCACACGTGGTGCCTTTCGAGAGTTGGCGAGACGGCACCCGACAGTTCCGGTTGAAGCTGGCGGTTCTCGGACTTTCCGCCCCCGACGTTCCGATCGCGGAGGTCGCGCGCGCCGTGGGGTACGGAAGTGTCGACGCGATGTCTCGGGCGTT is from Polyangiaceae bacterium and encodes:
- a CDS encoding ATP-binding protein, producing the protein MPGPIPHDEATKLLELASSVAEVGHWHETGDGRIVFSAEAVKILDLEHRVLSNGRAGLDDALGQGFEAAVASLEEDSGGDGVTTRRLRGVGRLRNKTVEIRVRTGSVAAPQSWRTFGVILDVTQREQLLARLQHAEKIATIGTLAAGIAHEINNPLSYIITNVDLLLEELEAIAGASPSARSRELVEMLHDVRDGTRRIRRIIQGLKSFARSADGRMELVELPRVIGAAHRLCATEIRHRARFIREVSPDTPIVWADEAQMTQVVVNLLVNAAHAIDIDASGEQRITVRCGRHARDKAFLEVEDTGRGMDSAVLRRAFDPFFTTKPVGIGTGLGLAISHGIVTSVGGTITVESEPGIGTMVRVELPAHQGRAPAPLDPGVAGAALRNTTPRGLDILCVDDDIFVLRSLNRLLRGNRVVAINNPREALERLRGTANVDVVICDLMMPEMNGNEFYQQLSSCRPGLADRVVFITGGAFTPEVAAFARSCKAPIITKPVDVGDLRKVLERLLTPTEA
- a CDS encoding helix-turn-helix domain-containing protein; this translates as MMVRTFEVTLHPPVEQHVSLVDIRDLARVDAVGFEIIHDYMVSRRDAFGPIVKRQAVLCRPGAFGAAIVGLYHLMAPHYEFQVFHELKDALAYLDAARGDELGAELGELREQIAGAPPLLLQLRSALEAAPTIPNVAELARTLNLSPRTLQRRLSEHNTSYHSELRRFRVARAEHLLTTSTLSMGEIAVRLGFATASSFVAAFRAATGVTPEAWRRERRSSGS
- a CDS encoding AraC family transcriptional regulator, coding for MWVSRVECPFGRRGRLTVTLAVGRSATAALIDREGLVFASRYAPSLVRRSDRAFFYLLLRGRLTVQGQRHDAPVALWYRESDAEGRLDWANAGEPLRAVELRFPLRCARTPLGQIWTPTPDVLAKAEAALSDPERVEDLVAALVRAELVRPSTAAAVEARYERFWRAVRPLAARVDLLGSLDQVAELAGRSTRSVARDLAAFTAAHVVPFESWRDGTRQFRLKLAVLGLSAPDVPIAEVARAVGYGSVDAMSRAFRDVGQPQPRQIRQELIKLGADLA